The Natrinema pellirubrum DSM 15624 region CTCGATCCCGTCGGCGTCGATCCGAACCCGAAGGCTGTCGACGGTCGCCTCGTAGGCGGTGGTATGGGAGCCGTCGTCCTCGAACCGCACACACTCCGCGATGAGGTCGCTCTCGAGGAGGTTGTTGATCCGGCGATAGACGGTCGCCGACGAGCTGTCGGTCCGCTCGGTCAGTTCCTTGGCCGTCTTCGGCCCCTCGCTGGTCGCGACGAGGATCGTCCGGGCACAGTCGTCCCCGAGGACGTCCAGCTGGGTCGCAGGGTTGGTCGTCGATTCCGTTCGCGTGTCACTTGCTTGTGTTGACATAGTGGGAGTCACCGAATGGGATGGATCTGGTCCGTTCGCTCTTCGTGAGAGGTGGCGATTCGAGAGAGGTCACAGGGGGGCAGCCACTGTCGGGGGGTCCACCGATACATTCCGGCACGAGGATCGGTAAGCCATAGTGGTATTTTA contains the following coding sequences:
- a CDS encoding winged helix-turn-helix domain-containing protein, giving the protein MSTQASDTRTESTTNPATQLDVLGDDCARTILVATSEGPKTAKELTERTDSSSATVYRRINNLLESDLIAECVRFEDDGSHTTAYEATVDSLRVRIDADGIEVAVSEPNEPDLSDRE